In Gadus chalcogrammus isolate NIFS_2021 chromosome 1, NIFS_Gcha_1.0, whole genome shotgun sequence, the sequence CCATTGCTTCCTGTAGAATACTTTGtcgtattttattattaattaattaagtacGTGCCTTCATTCATAGTAGATGGTACCGGATTACTAAACACGTGAGATTGACTTTATGTTACGTCATCAGGGTCATAGATATGGCCTGGGCGCATTGCCGTGGGGTTTTGAATCCACAACCTTCTGGCTTGGAGTCAAACACACCAGTAGCCTCTCCCTATGTGTAGCATGCGGAAgtatgttttctgtgttttgtgCAAAACCTAAGTCGTACTAAAACATAGGCTCCGGCACAACCTTTGATATTGAGCAATTCGTCAGACGCTTGTAACCAACTACTCCTTTGTCTGAACTTTGACCTCTGGGTGTCCCCATATGACCTCTGCAGACCACCTGGAGGTGTTTTTGAACGGCAGCAGTTGGTGCGAGGGCCTGGTTGGGGTCCGGCAACATGACAACTCCTTCTGGCTGTCGGGGTCCAATGCCACTTGGACCCAAGCGGCCGCCGATCTAGTGTGCCAACAGATGCATTGTGGGAGCGCCAAAGACCACGACTCGAGGGATTCCTCCGAGATCCCGGGCACGAACCTTTGGCCAAGGGAGTACAAGTGTTCTTCCAAGGAGAAGTCTCTCTTCGATTGCCCCTCGTCCAAACAAACTGACAATTCCACCATCGCCTTTGTGAGATGTGCAGGTGGGTGTGTTTAAAACTGTTtttgtacctgtgtgtttggggttggtggtttggtgtctgtgtgtgtatgtgtgtgtgtctgtgtgtgtgcctgagtgcacgtgtttgtatgtttgtgagattgcacgtgtgtatgtgtggtgtgtgttattgtgacCAGGATGGCAGCAACTGGCAGTTAAACGTCGCACAGCATTTAAGGGCCTGCTGTGTTGCCAACATCCCCTAACCACCCTAATCTTAACCCTAACGTATGCCACCCCTAAACCACCCTAATCCTCACCCACCCTATCCCTAaaccaccccaaccctaaccataaACCACCCTAACACCTACTCTAACCCCCTAaccagggccgtcgataaggggtgaacggtgatgacgattctaggggcccacagcccagtgggggcccacaaaaaaaaaaaaaatatatatatatttattgtaattttttattttactaccagcccatagtactaccatagcgccccccccccccccgtcaacaattgctccctcgtcaacaattgctctttccaccccccccccccccccagtcaacaattcagcgcaggggggcccatcagtaaatcttgtctaggggcccaggaattgtagcaacggccctgcccctaaccctaaaccactCTAACCCGAACCCTAAACCACCCTAACAATAActctaaccccctaaccctaaaccaccCTAACAATAACTCTAACCCCCTACCCCTTAACTCtaaaccaccctaaccctaaaccaccctaacccaaaccccttaaccctaaaccaccctaacccaaaccccttaaccctaaaccaccctaacccaaaccccttaaccctaaaccaccctaacccaaaccccttAAACCTAAaccaccctaacccaaaccccttAAACCTAAaccaccctaacccaaaccccttAAACCTAAaccaccctaacccaaaccccttaaccctaaaccaccctaacccaaaccccttaaccctaaaccaccctaacccaaaccccttaaccctaaaccaccctaacccaaaccccttaaccctaaaccaccctaacccaaaccccttaaccctaaaccaccctaacccaaaccccttaaccctaacccaaaccccctcaccctaacccctccgACCCCTACCCCCTGGCAGGCCAAGTATCTCTGCAGCTGAAGAGCCACTGCTCAGgtgatgtggaggtgtgtgtcAACAACAcctgtggaggtgtgtgtgtggactcgtGGTCCGAAGCCAAGTCCAAGGATCTGTGCCAGAGCTTGGACGGCTGCGGGCACTACATCAGCGACCTGGTTGGCCCAGGGGAGTCCAGGCAAAGAATTCCCCCTCTCGTGAAGAGCCTGCACTTCCACCCAGAGTTCGGGAAGAGCCTGGTGATGAACGAGGGCAGCGTCTGCATGGGCAGTGCCGCCGTGGTCACCTGCTCAGGTGAGCAAACCcaagactttttttttcaggtcaTTTTAATCATCTCAAAAGTGGCTGCTGGAATAATATAGGACTTTTCTAAGGCCTGATTGGAACTCCCCGACATTAACCAGTCatcagagtgagtgagagagtgacatTAACCCATCATcctgagagagtgagtgaaagacATTGACCCATCatcagagtgagtgagagagtgacgtTAACCCATCATcctgagagagtgagtgaaggaCATTAATCGATCatcagtgagtgagagaaagagacatctGGAGAGGGTGACAACGAGTGAGtggatgagagggtgagagattaACACAACATCCTGAGAGTGCGTGGTCGCTTGCTCAGGTGAGCATCATGCTAAGACATTCAGTATGTCACACAGTGTTATTACATGACgtatttcaatttcaatgcaccCCTCTAACTCTTTCCAACGATTGACCACGTTGACTTTCCTAGATAGGTTCCCACACAGGGGATTACGGACACACTCGATACTGAACCACTACGCTTCCCAATGCGTCTAACCTCTAGGATCATGCTATGCAATCTGTGGAGAGACCTTAATAAACAGATCAGACAAAAACAGAAATGTAATTGCACTGCAGGCAGCCTGAAGGCCAAGATGGCCGCGTCCAGGGACTACTGCTTTGGGACCGTGAAGCTGTTCTCCAACCGCAAGCCGTATCCCATCTGCAATGGCGCTCTGACCAAGGGGGTTCAGGGATCCATTTGCAATGAGCTGGACTGCGGGGAAAGCGAGTCACTGGAGTTCCTGCCGCAGTCGCCCGGCAGTCCGTTATCCGTGGTCGCGTTCGACTGTCCCGCGGCCAACAAGTCCATGGCGAACTGTAGACCCTCTTTAAAGACGAGCGACTGCTCCGAGGGAAGACTCATGTGTTCTGGTACGTTCTCTCATCCTAGGGTCCAGGGTTTGACTCCCGGAGGGTTTTGATATGAACTATTCTTGTTTAAAACCAACAGAAGCGCTGTAAGCATCTTTATCTCACTGACTGTGCTGTAATATTTACTTCCACCCAGAGTCAAGAAGCCAAGAAGTTCTTTTGATGAGACGGCAGGAAAATTAGAAGATGTCCATATTGTCCATGATTTTtttagttaatataatttgtgtttgaaattgtaaataattatacttgaagaattttttttttttttttgacttgTAAGCAGCTAATACAAGGCTGCTTACTTATATTATTATCCGATGCACTACAATATATGGTAAAAAATAATGttctatatctctatatatctaaGGCCTGATtggatatccccccccccccccccacccccccgaccCTCTCCAGGCTGGAGGCGATTGGTCCTGAAGAGCCAAGCAGGGGCCTGCGAGGGATTGGTGTTTAAGTACTCCGGTGAGGCTCCGGTGGCGGTTTCCAGCCAGGGTTGGACGGAGGCTGAGGGCGAGCGTCTCTGCAGGGACCTGGGCTGCACAGGGTACAAGAGCCACACGGATAAGCACCCCTGCAATCAGACCCTGTGGGGGATCTTCAACTGCTCCGGCGTGGACACGCCCAAGAACATCTGGGACTGCCTCCGGAGCGAATCGCCGGCTGGGAGCGAGCAGCTGTACCTCACCTGCACAGGTAAGGTTTCAGTAAGGACAACCTTTTGCACAGAGGTAACCGTGCTTTAGGACCTGTGAGACACAATGCAAGAACAAGGCCCAagcccatttctaccccttaccccttccccttccccctaccccttaccccttccccctaccccttcaaaacaagggggaggggtaaggggaaggggtaaggggtagaaatgggattgggcccaagaCTCCACACAAGTAGGGTCGAACGATTTGGGGATATAATGGAATTGCGATTACTGAGACCAACATTGCGATTGCAATTTAGCAATCAGATTTAGAtttgtgatttttttattttatttttttcttctttcttctttttctttccattTGTTCCTCTATTATTAACTAAACAAGCAATAGatcattctatagtatgacAAACACAATactggaagcagtcaacatataaactgctccGTCCTTTAGGCCgggcctatgtgttgagatgagttgatgcatgaattgatattataacatctttatttggactgactattgaattgtaaaataaaaataaatatgaatcttACCGATCTCCAGTCAGTTACAGTAACAAATcccaagcaaaaaaaaagtatacataTATTTCAATTTGATTAATCGTCAGCCCTACACACAAGGGCCTGTCGAAGGCACTCTGCTCCGAGCAAACACCCTGCCAACGCAGGACGTTGGCTGAAGAAACTCCGCCGGCCGCCATCGACGGGTGGGGCACACTGGCTCCCCATGTCCGGGGGTTCGTTGGTGTCTGGTTAACACGATGCCTGATCTCCCTGCAGGCCACCGTAATGCCACGCTGTCCAAGAAATGCAGGGGCGATGTGTCGCTCAACAAAATGCCCGTCGCCATCCAAGGCTGGACGAAGGCAAACGCCAACCGCGTCTGTAAGGAGAACCACGACTGTGGCGAAGCCTTCGAAGGACATGAGGCCAGTGGAGGAAACGCGGCGGGCAGCGCCATACAGGTCAGCTGCCTGGGCCCCGAGGATCGGCTGGGCCATTGCATGACCTCCGAGGTGGCGCCCGGCGGCCAAACGGTGTCGGTCTTCTGCAGACGTGAGTGGGCAAagtgggtgaggtggtgggtggtgctgctggaggttaagggagaggtggaggaggtggaggcggaggtggtggtggtgttggaagttaagggagaggttgaggaggtggaggtggtggtggtggtggagggagtggtggtggtgttggacggtaagggagaggtggaggaggtggaggaggtggaggtggtggtggtggaggtggtggaggtggagggagtggtggtgatgttggaggttaagggagaggtggaggaggtggaggtggtggtgatggaggggttggtggtggtgttgggggttaagggagaggtggaggaggtggtggaggtggaggtggtggtggtggagggagtggtggtgatgttggaggttaagggagaggtggaggaggtggaggtggtggtggtggaggggttggtggtggtgttgggggttaagggagaggtggaggtggtggaggtggaggtggtggtggtggaggggttggtggtggtgttgggggttaagggagaggtggaggaggtggaggtggaggggttggtggtggtggtgttggacgttaagggagaggtggaggaggtggaggtggtggtggtggtggtgttgggggttaagggagaggtggaggaggtggaggtggaggtggtggtggtggtgggggttaagggagaggtggaggaggtggagttggtggtggtggtgttggacattaagggagaggtggaggaggtggaggtggtggtggtggaggtggaggtggaggaggtggaggtggtggtggtggtggaggtttagggagaggttgaggaggtggtggtggtggagggagtggtggtgatgttggaggtggtggaggtggtggtggtggaggtggaggtggtggtggtggaggggttggtggtggtgttgggggttaagggagaggtggaggtggtggtggtgttggaggttaagggagaggttgaggaggtggaggtggtggtggtggtggaggggttggtggtggtgttgggggttaagggagaggtggaggtggtggtggtgttggaggttaagggagaggttgaggaggtggaggtggtggtggtggtggaggggttggtGGCGGTGTTGGATGTTAAGGGGGAGGTGCCGgagttggtggtgttggagggggtggtggaggtagaggacgTGGTGTTAGAGGTGAagaaggtggtggtgtttgaagtggagggggtggtggaggtggtggagaaggtgttggagggggaggtggtgaagtgggtggtgatgatggcgggggtggtggagggggaggtggaggtggtggagctggtgatAGGGGTGGTGCATTaggggttggtggaggtggtggtggaggtagagagggtggTTGTAGAGGTGATGGTGcagttggaggtggaggagggctggagTTGGCGATACACTGATCTGATCTGTATTATACAAAACCTATTTATAATTTTGGCTTGAAAAGTGAGCGCAACTCTATCAATCTCCTTAACTTCTAAACTAACGTCTCCATTTTAATGCCTCTTTTGTCCTCTCTCCAGCAGAGTAATCACTAGGGGTACATTTTATAGCGCTCATATTAttcattgctctctctcgcttgctgtGATCTCTCAGATGCCTTTAAATTCAACACCACGGAGAAGTGCGGAGGCCGGGTAAAAGTGCAGTATCCAGAGGGCGAATGGCAGACGATGTGTCTCCATGGGACGTTAAACGGTGAGTGACCACCAGGGGTCGCCAGTCTCAGAGGAAACCTCCGCCCAGCAGGCGGTTTGCAGGTTTTTTGGAGCTGTGTTCAAGCCCATGTGTTTAATGTTACGATGCTATCCAGAAAGGCGCATAAGGCAACAAAGCAATatgtttataatatatatttactgTTGGTACAACACATCCTAAGCATAGGGTCTTGATAGTATTTTGACCCAAGCAttgcataaaaataaattaagtcTTTCATTTGATCTCTGGTGTTGCACAAGGAATGGGGTAGGCCTTAGTATTAGTATTCCTTTTTCAACAACACAGAACTAATGTATATTTTCATATACATCGGAAACAATGTCATCATCTCCGTAACTACCCTAATTCGGTTTTGACTAGAGGAATGCAGAATGTGAAGCCAACAGTTGACACTATCCCCTCCACATACGGCGTGATGTCCCTATCCACCTGCCCGAGGGAGTCTGAAGACGGGGACAGAGTGATGAAGGGAGACTAACCCATATCTCTGCCCCATGTTTCCCCTCACAGACAAAGTGAAGGTAGACCTGTGTACACTGCTGGGTAATGGTTGTGGCAAGCCAATCAGCATCGCCCCAGAGTCACCTCTGATCCCAGCAGAGGAAGAGAAGCAGGTCAACACATTCTCCGTACACCACACTGTACAATAACGTTGTGAATGAAACGTGAAATCAACTCATTatatatgtgtttttgttgatgttgttatATATTCCAATAAACCTCAGCAAGGAATAAAGGATATTTTCTGGGCtagacattttaaatatttgGAATACTTTTGAACACTGAAGGGCTCACTTTGTAGTGGTCTTTTGTAGGTTGATCTTAAAATGAGCTTGAATTGTACTCAAGAACACTTCAGCATCCGTTACTGCGTGGGCAAGGCTTCCTGCAAGGGGTTCAAAGCGGCGGAGATCTACTGTGAAGGTGAGTCAAGTCAGGCAAACTTCGTTGCTCCAACGTTGTGCTTATGATCCGCAACCTCACCGCTGTATGGATATAAATCCCGTCACCATGCATTTAAACGAATgcatgtgtgggagtgtgtgtggatgatggctggtttacacagcctcacctggccaaaGTCAGGCCGATTGGACCacccatcatccacacacacgctcaaagtTGGACATTCGCTGGTGATAAAATACTAAATATTAGATTTGGTACATTCTTTGGTCGATAAGCTTATCGACCAAAGAATGTACCAAATCAAATGTTCAGTATTTTATCAACAGCGAATGTCCaactgtgagcgtgtgtgcgaaAATATCTAACATTGATTCGTCGACTAAGCATGGCTGAGCGTTGCTGCCGTGTGGTCGTGTGACTGTTCCCAGGTTACGTGGCCCAGCTCCCCCCCGAGGAGACCGACCTGCGACTCCCGGTGGGCGTTGCCGCGGGAACGGTGGCTCTGCTGCTGACCGTGGGGGTCTTCTTCCTGCTGAGGCGTCACATCCTCAGGAGTGAGTTTCCAGACGGACGATAACTTCGGTCCGAGGAGATGTggggaattacttttttttgtgaCCCCCAACTGACCCCCTTCTTTAACATACAAaaactcacacaaactcactcaatcacacactctctctccctctgtctctgtctgtctctgtctctgtctctgtctctgtctctgtctctgtctctgtctctctcactcactcactcactcactcactcactcactcactcactcactcactcactcactcactcactcactcactcactcactcactcactcactcactcactcactcactcactcactcactcactcactcacacacactcactcactcacagtctcgcacacacacgcttgatTCCAATCAACATCAGTCGACAATGCCACCATGAATATATGCAGTTTTTAGTATCTGGCTACAAATTATTCAGTGGGTCTGTTTGTACATAAACTCACCTTCAGCGAGACAAACCTTTTCAATCATTTTTCATAATTTTCTCAACAAATATAGCTTATAAATCCACAACCTCCCATGACCCCATATCCATAAAAGGGTTCAAATGTAGTCCTCTGCCCCATTGTTAGGAAGCAGTTGTCTAACTTTCTCCCTCTGGTCCAGTTATACTTGCAGGAGTCGTAATGAGACAATCACGCCACTAGAGGTCAGCCTTCATGCACAGGTGTTTTAATTGGGCAATTTACACATCTCCGTCCGGCGCTCAGAACTTACAGCACTTAAAACTTTCGTTAAAAATTGAAAACAAAAAGTAATTGGTATCTGAATAAACAATTCTATActaaattcaagtttaaataATTAAGTATAAAGGAAGGATCTGCTTGTCTGTGTGCGGGTTTGTATTTAGCATAGGACACTGTACTTTTGAGCAGGCCtacatgtgtgttgtgtgttcatgtgagtGCGAATCCAACATGTCTTGCTCTGAGCACAGTGGGTATCCCCAAGCGCCGGGACATGGAGGTTGAAACCAGCGACTATGACGATGTTGGCAGCAGTGTCAACGGGAAGGGCAGCTTAAGCCGCATGGGTGAGTGAGCGCATGGTGCCAGCAGGACTAGGCCTATTCTGAGGCCTGAGTGGCCTAACTGATGGGTTCAATTCTTTCCCCATTTGCTCCTCATTTTGTTCCATCGGGGCGAGAGGGGCATGTGGCTCAGGTAAAGCGGGTTGGCCggcaaccagaaggttgctagttcgatccccggcaccTCCTAGCTGAcagtcgaggtgtccctgagtgagacacccaaaccctaactgctccagacgagctggctcTAGCCTTGaatggttgacaccgccatcAGTTTGCGAGGGGTTGAATGTTAGGCCaaaatgtaaagcgctttgagtggccactggtcagAAAAGCACAAATAAATGCACTCCATTTACCACCCATTTTGGATTGACTTTATGCTCCCTCAGTTAGCTCTGAATCAATCTATGTGTGCTCCTGCGTCCTGTAGTGTGTCACAGGAACCCCAATAAGCGTTATTGTGCACAAGGAAGGAATCGGATGTAAGGTCGACAGGTTCGACCGCTCATGGTTTCCTTCCAGACTCCAGGTCGCTCCCTGCTGAAGTCCAATGGAACGACTCGGACGACGCCTCGCAGTCATACGATGACATTGCTGAGGAGGGCCCCGGCGAGACATTGTCCCTGATGAAGGAGGAGGCCCCCGAAGAGGAGACCCCGGAGGACAATCCAAAGATTTGTTACAGTGACGTCGTTCCCAGCTCAAAAGCAGGTCAGGCATTCGAACCAAGGAAGCCATGTTGACTCACTGGTCAAAAATACAATGCAAAAGTGAAGACTGTGTTCATATGCTATGCTATTTCTCCCCAATGCTATGGGTTTTGTTAAGCAGACAGAGGTATAATATACGTGTTCATATGCTATGCCTTACTGCTATAATGCTGTAGGTTGTGTTAAGCAGACAGAGGTATAATATATGTGTTCATATGCTATGCTTTACTGCTATAATGCGATAGGTTGTGTTAAGCAGACAGGTATAATATACGTGTTCATATATGCTTTACTACTATAATGCTATAGGTTGTGTTAAGCAGACAGAGGTAGCCTATACGTGTTCATATGTCATGCTATATCTGCCTCGTGCTTTGGGTTGTGTTTAGCAGACAGCGGTAGCCACGGGGTTGACATCCTGGAGGATAACGACGACGTGTTGGAGCCTGAACCCAAGATCGCGGAGACGGCCGCGGAGGCTGACAGCGGGCTTAGAACCCCGCACAGAGAGCTTCCAGAGGTGCCCCCGGACGACATGGAGGGAGACCATGAATATCTGGAGCAGGATCCGCTGGGGTGAGACACGCCCACTCCattgtagagtgagagagagacgaggtTGTCTTTCTTGGACGGACGGTTGGAGGAGAAATGTATGTTTAATTGAAACTTCAAAATTATGCTGGGGAAACTCAAGGCTCATCTTGCTGGAAAGTGGCTTTTTTAAAACTTTTATAATAAttagatatattattattattattactgttatcAACAATTTAAAGCTAAAGCTTCACTCTTCGGTAAGTTAGTAATAATGTGAATATTTAACCAATTTTAACTGTTTTTACTGACGCTGTAATAGGAACTTTGCTAAATAAGTAATAAAGAATAAGTAGGATAAGTTTCCTTTCTCTGTTGGAATGAGTTACAATGAGTGGCCTGCCACTGTCCTCAAACTTTCAAACTTGTATGCTGTCAAATCGCTTAAAATACATATAGAAATATTTTAGCTTTTAACCAAATATGTTTAAGCATGCTTAGCCTTTTTTGCTTTCAAATGCAGCTATTAAGCCTTGTATAACTGTCAAGCAGTGAAGAAAATGTGTGTTTAGAAACTCATCAAAATGACTTTACTCAAAACAATACTCTTGTTCAATATGGCATGGATTAAAAGGATTAAAATGGATTCTGTGATTTCGGTCATTTGAAGATTATCATTGACCGTCAGTTAGCcacatacattttattcattaaaataaagtatgcaaaaaaaaaagtatgctttcaattttttttattacttataAAAAAAGGGTACCTCTTAGTTGTGCAATCAAATTGGCGTATGGTTCAGTTACCTTTAAATATATACTCATTCAAGTCTTCAGCCTTTTTCCTTTGTttcaaaaaaggaaaatatgattatatttataataaGAAAATACATTGTGCAATCATCCCTCCCGAAGCACTATATACCATCAATGCCGCACGCGGACGACCACCAGTATATGGCTTATCAAGGGGGGCCGGAGGCGCTTTGCCCAAAGACATCACCAGGAGACGAACCAGCACCTCTCTACTGGGTCTGATACACTGGAGTGTTCCTCCGAGATGCCCTCAAGGAATGGCTCTGATGCTGAGGTTcaaactgtatgtgtgtattggtCCAGTATAGTTTGATCCACAGCACAAAGAGCCTTtccttaaaaacacaaaaacacacaaccatcACTTCATATCCTATGTGGATCTTCTTAACTACCAATCCAATGTGcaatgtgtcccccccccccccccactcaagCAATGACCACGAGATCTATAAGACAACAGCTGGTTGCTATGATCGCTTCACAAGAACTGTTGTGTGACGAACATGGACAGACAGGCGGATGGATTCTGAAAGgttgacggacagacagactgtctaGCCTCAAATGTTTCCCCCTCTGAGGTATCCAGGGGGCCAGGGTCCGACGGCACAGCGATATATACCCCCAAAGGGACTCATTTGAGTGTGGGGGTCGTGGGATCATATGTAAACAGGGCAGCCGCTATAGCCATACCCTACTTAGACGGACTGAGTAGGAGCCAGGGTCAAAGCCGAAGTCTCGCTCggaaatgttgttgttgtgttcttgCAGGGAATTGTCCTATTGTCATTATGATATCAACTCTCCTTCTCCCACGTTTATTAGATAACACTTCCTTTAAGGCTTAGCTATGGTcccacgttgacgcaacgcaatgaccacgcagacacttcgacgcagtcgtgaacctgttttggttctgcgtcgggtttaagtgagcggaccaatcaagGCCAGCAAGGTTAACACTTTTGGGAGCCGCACGTCGGGctcttgcggtggacgcaaggaagGTTCGCAAGGACATAAGGGGTCCGTAAAGCCCCTTGCGTTGGGTAAATGTGGAACCATAAGCCTTTagtccaacacaacacactctcCCCTCCCAAGCTCTCACTCATGTCTGCACCGTTCTCCTTCTGAGACCACTCAACTCTGGGGAGACTCGGTcggacacaataacaaacagctgAAGGTAATGAAAAGTAGCATTCTCTAGGGATCCTTTTCTTAGTGTTATAAACCAAGTATAATCTGGGCCCAAAACCACACCCAGAGGACCTACATTGATGGGGTGCCATTGCCCAAAACAGAGCATTACAGTGCAGCCCCGTTTCCCGGGTTCCGGCTGCAGCATTCTCACTCAATACTAGACCATCTTCACAAGATGTTATTGGTGTTCATCCTTAAATGACCAACCGATAAGCCATCTCAGCCCGCCTCAGTGATCAGGAACATCCCATGTTTCTTCTTGTCAGTGGCATGTTTATTTCTAGGGGCTATACAGGGTCTTTgatgtatatattttaatatgcatTTGAAAGCACTTCAATAAATAAGATGAACTAGATGGAGTCTTTGCATCGTGTACATTTCTAAAATACCTCCACGTTCTACCAGACTTCAACCAGAAGACGTGGCAGGATCTAGGGAAATAAATCTGTGGATATTATTTCAGACATCTGATTCATCTCCCAAGCGATGATAGGCTTTTGATCAGTCTGGAGATGCGGTTTCCTGAAAAACGATCTGTTGGCAATAGGTTGGCAGGGTGTTTGATTAATGGAGTGGTCTGTAAAAAAAACTGCTGGAATCATGTGACCCATGCTATAACATGAGCTAACTTGCATGCTAAGCAATTGAAATCACTGCAACATCTTTGCGAGAACTTTAAACATTACATGCCAATAAGGTAACTAGCCTGTGGTATGCTGTAAGCAAATACAGTTAGCTATTtgtaaacaaaaacagttaGCTATTCAGCTAACTGTATTTGCTGAATAGCTTGACTCAGAGCTACGTCCTTGTGAACAATGTTATGTCAGGTGCTAACTAGCATTCTAGCTAGCATGCTAAACAGCTAGGTATATGAAGTGTGTGACCCTGCTAGGGGGGGGTAGTTCCTGAGTAGGTCTACCACTTTTCAGCCTGGATCCCAATGCTTATGGATGGTGGACACATCTATTGAAGAGACTAAAGGCTGAGTTATGGCTCCACGTCGACAAAACGCAAGGGGGCTTACGAACCCATTACGTctttgcggaccctccttgcgtccaccgcatcTGACCAGCCTGTCCCCCGCCTCCACAGGAGGGAAAGCTAGGAGGTCGGTGGGTGGGCCAACCCGCAGCCCTCTCTGTCAGCGGGATCTTGGACACAAAACCAAGAGGTTAGCTGAAAGATGACCCCGGTTAGCGTAATGTGCTAAACATGTTGTAAAGCATGATgggggatcgggggggggggactccagGGGCCAGGGTTGGCTcacc encodes:
- the LOC130387296 gene encoding scavenger receptor cysteine-rich type 1 protein M130 isoform X2, producing the protein MWTLLPILISLASRTVFSQVDAGQYRLMLHGGDHPCEGYVRLHIKGRWGSVGSDDWTKTNEDVVCKSIGCGTSLRSTDIPLTVEAMGTVWLNKVKCKGTEAHLWECPGPPGLGVGKYDGDMVKRITCSEKGELKLKGYKCAGAVYYEKKENKDTYFCDNWDRGDHFADKLCKELKCGGMKENADERIFTKPVLPSEYRQVSTKCTGTKEETYAWQCNPKEERCNRPAIVVCQDHHVVRIKGGKDRCSGTMVWRNGTLVNCSMVADKSTCEKMRCGAFNSSTCDKKRHMLTCSDKIKIVLADVTFGKILVDGPKGKMPVCASEWKHVNSKVVCKELGFGEVIDTSFKIERTLAILDKVTCSGDEESLWDCTAKYSEDELQPCNNVTSVICGASLEVRLADGPGRCAGRLEMKLGRDWFRVAQQWSEDNSHVVCKELRCGKALLGKTLDKISQGSLPYLDKLFACGKTSDKLSACPAVASERKQQNPQLTMLVCEDHLEVFLNGSSWCEGLVGVRQHDNSFWLSGSNATWTQAAADLVCQQMHCGSAKDHDSRDSSEIPGTNLWPREYKCSSKEKSLFDCPSSKQTDNSTIAFVRCAGQVSLQLKSHCSGDVEVCVNNTCGGVCVDSWSEAKSKDLCQSLDGCGHYISDLVGPGESRQRIPPLVKSLHFHPEFGKSLVMNEGSVCMGSAAVVTCSGSLKAKMAASRDYCFGTVKLFSNRKPYPICNGALTKGVQGSICNELDCGESESLEFLPQSPGSPLSVVAFDCPAANKSMANCRPSLKTSDCSEGRLMCSGWRRLVLKSQAGACEGLVFKYSGEAPVAVSSQGWTEAEGERLCRDLGCTGYKSHTDKHPCNQTLWGIFNCSGVDTPKNIWDCLRSESPAGSEQLYLTCTGHRNATLSKKCRGDVSLNKMPVAIQGWTKANANRVCKENHDCGEAFEGHEASGGNAAGSAIQVSCLGPEDRLGHCMTSEVAPGGQTVSVFCRHAFKFNTTEKCGGRVKVQYPEGEWQTMCLHGTLNDKVKVDLCTLLGNGCGKPISIAPESPLIPAEEEKQVDLKMSLNCTQEHFSIRYCVGKASCKGFKAAEIYCEGYVAQLPPEETDLRLPVGVAAGTVALLLTVGVFFLLRRHILRMGIPKRRDMEVETSDYDDVGSSVNGKGSLSRMDSRSLPAEVQWNDSDDASQSYDDIAEEGPGETLSLMKEEAPEEETPEDNPKICYSDVVPSSKADSGSHGVDILEDNDDVLEPEPKIAETAAEADSGLRTPHRELPEVPPDDMEGDHEYLEQDPLG